TTGCTGCTCCACCTCTACGCAGAGAGTAtccttttctttgtcagttttctTTGACATGCAGCTGTATGTGTTGGGGTCTTGCTGATATTGTAAATTGAATGCATCAGGTTTCTCACAGCAACTTGTACTGGAAGAGTGATCAGCTGAACTGTACATGCGCCACTGGCAGGTGTGGACCCCATGAGAGGGCTGGAGGAGACTGTGACAGGAAGTAATGCTGTcatgcatgttgtgtgtgtggctgcggCAGGAAGTCATTGAGTCTTGTACACTGTGACAGGAGGTCTGGCGTTGCAAACTGTGAGAGGAAGCCAGCTGCTTATCCAAGTGAGGGCTGGGGCAGGGAAGCTGGAGGTCTGGGTGTGGGCTGTTGGAAACTAGAGGTGAGCCATCAAAGTGGTATGCAGCATGAGGACTGTCCAAGTGGGAGCTATGCATGCTCCCATCCATACTAATGGAATTCATGTGAGAACGGTAGTCCTGAAGGCATGGTCGTGGACGATTGAAGGAGCGTGACTTTGTTCTGTTATTAAGGCAGCTCTGTAGAGGCAGAGTTGGACGAGGAAGCTCGTCAGAAAGCGTCTGTGGTCGTGGTGAGGTTACTGACTCAGTGATAGGTGAGATGGGGGTTGGGGAAATGGGACCCAACATGGTTACGCAGCATGGACCTGTGTGATTGGGTGTGGGGCTCTGTGGAGGGGGTGTCATTTTGTTGTAAGAACTCTGCACAAGTTGAGGAGAGAGTAGTGGCTGCTTGCCTGAGCACGGGGAGCTCAGGTGGCAGTGTGGCTGATGGAGCTCTTGCCTCTGGCTCTGTCCTTCTCCATTCCTGTCCTCGGTCTTGGACTTAGATGGACAACAAGCCCACCAGCGGTGCCATACATCATCACGTTTGGCACAGTGCTGGATGAGAAGGAAGAGTCCTAGAGTGACACAAAAAGCCCCATACAGGCAGCTGAATATCATATCCAGGAAGTGTCCCAGAGATACTGCCAATGCTCCTAAAGCCCAGGTAGCCAGgaacagaaagagagtgaaGGCTGTGGCCCGGAGCTGAGATTTAAATGAGTGCTCATTGGCCAGAACTGACACACCAGTTGCAAATGGCGGACAGTCCCCAGCAAGCCCCGAAGCTCCCCCAGTGTCGGGGTGGCAGTGATGGTTTGACTCACTGGATgataactgctgctgctcctcactCAGAAGTCTCAGCTCATACTTCCTCTCTGGGTGGCGTTTCAGTTGGATGTAGGTGCACAAGAAGTACAAACACATGACTAAGACCAGAAGACCCATGGGGCCATAGAAACCTCCCAGGCTTGGTTCCCATGCCATCCAAcaactgaaaaagacaaaagtatgAACATTTCTTTATTCTATTCATTAagcaatgaatgaaaacatgattattcAGGAATAATGAGTACTTACTACAAAGCATCATCCCTGCTGCCGTAGTTATCCATACCAAATGCTGCTGTAATTCCAACAATTATGAGAGGGATTCCATCACTTACAAGataaaatctgcaaaaaaaaaataaaaacatgaaaatgaataaacactgaTGCTGGCTTGGGGATTTTGCATGGTAACAGAGAGGCAAAAGAAAATCCAGCTATCTCATCTGGGCACCAGATGCAACGGATTGCTATGAATCTGGTACATCTGGTGCCCAGAAGATGAATCTGACTGAATGACTTTGGTGATACTTTTTATCGAGCACtaccatcaggtcaaaatctTAATTTGTCCAAAACCTAGGTTCATGATCAAacacctgcaaaactaatgacattcccatcagcctcagctgtactttgtgttcgGTGGTACAAACTACCATTAATAAGTGATGGAAACATCTTGAAAATAATTCAGTGCACTGagatttgtctgtgtgtgttgacacGGTGAGCCAATGGGGCAGCATCAAGTAACTGAGTACTGTTGTTAACTTTTTGCAAGTCTGAACGATTTAATCAGAACATCGCTCAGCCCAGCTGTGCACAAAAAACACCTGCTTACTAACTTACAGCATACCTGAGTACAGTTGGTTTGGTGCGAGTCTGGGGCGGCCCATTCCTGTCCTTGGTCCGAAGTGGGTCTTTGGAAACATCTTTAAAGAGGTTTCTAGCAGTAAACGTCAGCCACAGCATAGTAGACAAAGAGGCATAGTGGAGCACGATTCCAACCTAACACAGATAGCGATGTAAACATCATTAAAGCAGTATGAACCATGTCTGTGCATTAGTGTTTTGTGCATGAGATCACCATACCACCAATTATTTTTGCATCATGCTGCTAACTAAATAGTTacaatattatgtaaataaagtgGCTGAGGACTGAATAAATGAGCACGGTCATCAAATAAACAGGTCCTTACAACTTGTCCACTGAATCAAGGTACACAGAGAGTCAGTGTGTTGCTTTGCTTTACTCAATTATTTTTGCactgaattaattaatgcaCTGAACGATACTAATACTGTGATCACATTTAATTCATGATTCACTTTGGTTAGAACACAGAAAGGCTGCGCAGATACAAAATCATTGAATGTTTAGGAAACTGCTGTAAAGTAATTACAGTCACTCATGTTACATACAGGATGATTTGTAGAAACttaaactatatttttttattatttatataacacataTTGGGttaaactatatttatatattaaactatatttaattaattgtttagtTCAGTTACGCTCTTGTCCTACCCGTGTGAGGATTATTTTTGTCCACAGGACCTTCATTTTACAAAATTCTGTGTCTGGATGTTAAAATGATTCCAAAGGGTTATACAGGCATGCCAGCCCAGTAGGTGACCATAAAGTCTACATCAACGACATGTCAAATACCAGAAAAGAACATTCTGAGTGTATGCAGTGAGCTTATGT
The nucleotide sequence above comes from Larimichthys crocea isolate SSNF chromosome XVI, L_crocea_2.0, whole genome shotgun sequence. Encoded proteins:
- the adgra1a gene encoding adhesion G protein-coupled receptor A1 isoform X2, with the translated sequence MLLCLLVSIMTYIVHHSVIRISRNGWHTLLNFLFHTGLTFGVFAGGINQINFPFVCQIVGIVLHYASLSTMLWLTFTARNLFKDVSKDPLRTKDRNGPPQTRTKPTVLRFYLVSDGIPLIIVGITAAFGMDNYGSRDDALYCWMAWEPSLGGFYGPMGLLVLVMCLYFLCTYIQLKRHPERKYELRLLSEEQQQLSSSESNHHCHPDTGGASGLAGDCPPFATGVSVLANEHSFKSQLRATAFTLFLFLATWALGALAVSLGHFLDMIFSCLYGAFCVTLGLFLLIQHCAKRDDVWHRWWACCPSKSKTEDRNGEGQSQRQELHQPHCHLSSPCSGKQPLLSPQLVQSSYNKMTPPPQSPTPNHTGPCCVTMLGPISPTPISPITESVTSPRPQTLSDELPRPTLPLQSCLNNRTKSRSFNRPRPCLQDYRSHMNSISMDGSMHSSHLDSPHAAYHFDGSPLVSNSPHPDLQLPCPSPHLDKQLASSHSLQRQTSCHSVQDSMTSCRSHTHNMHDSITSCHSLLQPSHGVHTCQWRMYSSADHSSSTSCCEKPDAFNLQYQQDPNTYSCMSKKTDKEKDTLCVEVEQQGFPRNTLPRQHATVNRRGTIGRNRSLQEDSLFGSDATGNIRTGPWKNETTV
- the adgra1a gene encoding adhesion G protein-coupled receptor A1 isoform X1 produces the protein MDLKRVLSFPPYPGDYLHPVVYACTAVMLLCLLVSIMTYIVHHSVIRISRNGWHTLLNFLFHTGLTFGVFAGGINQINFPFVCQIVGIVLHYASLSTMLWLTFTARNLFKDVSKDPLRTKDRNGPPQTRTKPTVLRFYLVSDGIPLIIVGITAAFGMDNYGSRDDALYCWMAWEPSLGGFYGPMGLLVLVMCLYFLCTYIQLKRHPERKYELRLLSEEQQQLSSSESNHHCHPDTGGASGLAGDCPPFATGVSVLANEHSFKSQLRATAFTLFLFLATWALGALAVSLGHFLDMIFSCLYGAFCVTLGLFLLIQHCAKRDDVWHRWWACCPSKSKTEDRNGEGQSQRQELHQPHCHLSSPCSGKQPLLSPQLVQSSYNKMTPPPQSPTPNHTGPCCVTMLGPISPTPISPITESVTSPRPQTLSDELPRPTLPLQSCLNNRTKSRSFNRPRPCLQDYRSHMNSISMDGSMHSSHLDSPHAAYHFDGSPLVSNSPHPDLQLPCPSPHLDKQLASSHSLQRQTSCHSVQDSMTSCRSHTHNMHDSITSCHSLLQPSHGVHTCQWRMYSSADHSSSTSCCEKPDAFNLQYQQDPNTYSCMSKKTDKEKDTLCVEVEQQGFPRNTLPRQHATVNRRGTIGRNRSLQEDSLFGSDATGNIRTGPWKNETTV